In Pseudomonas putida, a genomic segment contains:
- a CDS encoding gamma-glutamyl-gamma-aminobutyrate hydrolase family protein encodes MPRVPVIGITACTSVIEQHATQTISEKYARAAAKAACGLPIVIPSLAELIDSDDILDVVDGLIFTGSPSNIEPYHYDGPASATGTHHDPLRDATTLPLMRAAIAAGVPVLGICRGFQEMNVALGGTLHQKVHETGVFMDHREGKGEPIEKQYGPRHTMHIEPGGMLDRMGLPAIIDVNSIHGQGINVLAPGLRVEALAPDGLVEAISVPDSKGFALAVQWHPEFQVMDNPHYLTIFQSFGKACRQRSVLRQMLLKSA; translated from the coding sequence ATGCCCCGTGTGCCCGTTATCGGCATCACCGCATGCACGAGCGTGATCGAGCAGCATGCGACCCAGACCATCAGCGAGAAGTATGCGCGCGCGGCAGCCAAGGCGGCGTGTGGCTTGCCCATCGTGATACCCAGCCTCGCCGAGCTGATCGATAGCGACGACATCCTCGACGTGGTGGATGGGCTGATCTTCACCGGCTCGCCGTCCAACATCGAACCGTACCACTACGACGGCCCGGCCAGTGCCACGGGTACCCATCACGACCCTCTGCGCGATGCCACCACGTTGCCGCTGATGCGTGCGGCCATCGCCGCGGGTGTGCCGGTGCTCGGTATCTGCCGAGGCTTTCAGGAGATGAACGTGGCGCTGGGTGGCACCTTGCACCAGAAGGTCCATGAGACAGGCGTGTTCATGGACCATCGCGAGGGCAAGGGCGAGCCCATCGAGAAGCAATACGGCCCAAGGCACACCATGCACATCGAACCGGGCGGCATGCTCGACCGCATGGGCCTGCCGGCGATCATCGACGTCAACTCCATCCACGGCCAGGGCATCAATGTGCTGGCCCCTGGGCTGAGGGTGGAAGCGTTGGCGCCGGATGGCCTGGTCGAAGCGATCTCGGTGCCCGACAGCAAGGGGTTTGCCCTGGCCGTGCAATGGCACCCCGAGTTCCAGGTCATGGACAACCCGCATTACCTGACCATCTTCCAGTCCTTCGGCAAGGCCTGCCGGCAGCGTTCGGTATTGCGCCAGATGCTGTTGAAGTCCGCCTGA
- a CDS encoding glutamine synthetase family protein — translation MSVIFPDLLTEVRSFRAQHPDIRYVDLIALDIPGHFYGKRYPMDMLEKVAAGTPLKLPQNCVLLGTQGGLYPIGDYCFADGDPDAVRRLVPGTLKPVRWEKEPIAQMLITSDGTAKSIEFEPREVLARVLQRLAKRGIRPVVAFELEFYLFDRKLDNGLPQFPRDTATDDQDDQPNMHIERLSRFSQVLHEMVDGANEQGVPANVITAELGPGQFEINFSHSDDALAAADWSALFCRSTRGIALKHGYRASFMSKPYLNAPGSGMHVHVSLYDDAGNNLLAGAEQRKLRHAVAGCLELLPHCMPIFAPNHNAYRRYGAMVNAASKASWGFEDRDACIRIPESDPRNLRIEHRLAGADANPYLVLAAILTGMEHGLDRAVEPIAPLNDNRQSGIDFPKDALSALAAMRHHPVINQGLGSEFVMVYCENKYQEQLDFMNHIDAREYRWFL, via the coding sequence ATGAGTGTCATCTTTCCGGATCTGCTGACTGAAGTGCGCTCGTTCCGGGCGCAGCACCCAGACATTCGCTATGTCGACCTGATCGCACTGGATATCCCCGGGCATTTCTACGGCAAGCGCTACCCCATGGACATGCTGGAGAAGGTCGCCGCCGGTACGCCGCTGAAGCTGCCGCAAAACTGCGTGCTGCTGGGCACCCAGGGTGGCTTGTACCCGATTGGCGACTATTGCTTCGCCGATGGCGACCCCGATGCCGTTCGGCGCCTGGTGCCGGGCACCTTGAAACCGGTGCGCTGGGAAAAGGAACCCATCGCGCAGATGCTCATCACCTCCGATGGCACTGCCAAGTCTATCGAGTTCGAGCCCCGTGAAGTGCTGGCCCGCGTGCTTCAGCGCCTGGCCAAGCGCGGTATCCGCCCGGTGGTGGCGTTCGAACTGGAGTTCTACCTGTTCGACCGCAAGCTCGACAACGGCCTTCCCCAGTTCCCACGCGACACGGCCACCGACGACCAGGACGACCAGCCGAACATGCACATCGAGCGGCTGTCACGCTTCTCGCAGGTGCTGCACGAGATGGTCGATGGCGCCAACGAGCAGGGCGTGCCGGCCAACGTCATCACCGCGGAGCTTGGCCCTGGCCAGTTCGAGATCAACTTCTCCCACAGTGACGATGCCCTCGCCGCGGCAGACTGGTCGGCGCTGTTCTGTCGCAGTACACGGGGTATCGCCCTGAAGCACGGCTACCGCGCCAGCTTCATGAGCAAGCCTTACCTGAATGCGCCGGGCAGTGGCATGCATGTGCACGTGAGCCTGTACGACGATGCCGGCAACAACCTGCTGGCGGGTGCCGAGCAACGCAAGCTGCGCCATGCGGTGGCGGGGTGCCTGGAGCTGCTGCCGCACTGCATGCCGATCTTCGCCCCCAACCACAACGCCTACCGCCGCTACGGCGCCATGGTCAACGCGGCGAGCAAGGCCAGCTGGGGCTTCGAGGACCGTGACGCGTGCATTCGCATCCCCGAGTCCGACCCGCGCAACCTGCGCATCGAGCACCGCCTCGCCGGCGCCGATGCCAACCCGTACCTGGTATTGGCCGCCATCCTGACCGGGATGGAGCATGGCCTGGATCGCGCCGTCGAACCGATCGCGCCGCTCAACGACAACCGCCAGAGCGGCATCGACTTCCCCAAGGATGCCCTGAGCGCCCTGGCTGCGATGCGTCACCACCCAGTGATCAACCAAGGCCTGGGCAGTGAGTTCGTGATGGTCTACTGCGAAAACAAGTACCAGGAGCAACTGGATTTTATGAACCACATCGATGCCCGCGAATACCGCTGGTTCTTGTAG
- a CDS encoding helix-turn-helix domain-containing protein, with the protein MKMHEEVEALAILIHDLRKFKNLTLGELAERIDRSVGFLSQVERGVSRPTVADLTAISEALGVSTAYFYNLSKPRSINWVTRPHERRTLYLASGITDVLASPTIAGAFSMLDSHLEPGATSGEPYLSDRSEQGCFVLEGELTVWLDDGDAVTLQANDSFQLQPHAQFRYANLTEHPTRVLWVFN; encoded by the coding sequence ATGAAGATGCACGAAGAGGTTGAAGCCCTCGCGATCCTGATTCACGACCTGCGCAAGTTCAAGAACCTGACCCTGGGCGAACTCGCCGAGCGCATCGATCGCTCGGTCGGTTTTCTTTCCCAGGTCGAGCGCGGCGTTTCCCGGCCCACCGTGGCGGACCTCACCGCCATCAGCGAAGCGCTCGGTGTATCGACCGCGTACTTCTACAACCTGAGCAAGCCCCGCAGCATCAACTGGGTCACGCGCCCCCATGAGCGGCGCACGCTGTACCTCGCCTCGGGGATCACCGATGTGCTGGCGTCGCCCACCATCGCCGGTGCTTTCTCCATGCTCGACAGCCACCTCGAGCCCGGCGCGACCAGCGGCGAACCGTACCTCAGCGACCGCTCCGAGCAGGGCTGCTTCGTGCTCGAAGGCGAACTCACGGTCTGGCTGGACGACGGCGACGCCGTGACCCTGCAGGCCAACGACAGCTTCCAGCTGCAACCCCACGCGCAGTTTCGTTACGCCAACCTGACGGAACATCCCACCCGCGTGCTCTGGGTCTTCAACTGA